One region of Candidatus Riesia pediculischaeffi genomic DNA includes:
- a CDS encoding cytochrome c oxidase subunit 3, which yields MVRYNIGGRVSSHDQFISEKNDRTIFGFWIYLMSDILLFVSFILVYFVFFERSTYLLDLKKHIDLNVVFLETVLLLISNLIFQFSQTSIVVKKNRKFFMKVLSLSLIFGTMFFLIEICKIFSLLQLGFSPKKNAIFSAFFVVIGIHNLHIFFGLIWTIVLGIRVSLHNLNEKNLISLKCLGEFWNFLDIVWFLIVTAVYLLVETL from the coding sequence ATGGTTAGATATAACATAGGAGGAAGAGTGTCATCACATGATCAATTCATATCAGAGAAAAATGATAGAACTATCTTTGGATTTTGGATATACTTGATGAGTGATATATTGTTATTTGTTTCATTCATATTGGTGTACTTTGTTTTTTTTGAAAGATCCACATACTTATTAGATTTAAAGAAACATATAGATTTAAACGTAGTATTTTTGGAAACCGTTTTGTTGCTGATCAGCAACTTAATATTTCAATTTTCTCAAACTTCCATTGTTGTAAAAAAGAACAGAAAGTTCTTTATGAAAGTTTTGTCTCTTTCGTTAATTTTTGGAACGATGTTTTTTTTAATAGAGATATGTAAAATCTTTAGTTTATTACAATTGGGTTTTTCACCAAAAAAAAATGCTATATTTTCTGCCTTCTTCGTTGTAATTGGTATTCATAATCTACATATTTTCTTCGGGTTAATCTGGACTATCGTTTTAGGAATAAGAGTTTCATTGCACAACTTAAATGAAAAAAACTTAATATCATTAAAATGTTTGGGAGAATTTTGGAATTTCTTAGATATTGTGTGGTTTTTAATAGTTACTGCTGTTTATCTTCTCGTTGAGACCTTATAA